The Fusobacterium necrophorum subsp. necrophorum genome has a window encoding:
- a CDS encoding ATP-binding protein has translation MKQTEVEVHIPSSLESLSVVRAMIRAYLQNHHIAEGDVVQLLSVVDELATNAIEHAYQNQLGEVIINIEKEGSKIRLFVEDSGAGYDDKKVSKEEGGIGLILARKLVDMFEIVKKEQGTVFRIEKEVREVM, from the coding sequence GTGAAACAAACAGAAGTAGAAGTCCATATTCCTTCTTCTTTAGAAAGCTTATCTGTAGTTCGAGCCATGATAAGGGCATATTTACAAAATCATCACATTGCAGAGGGAGATGTAGTACAGCTTCTTTCCGTTGTTGATGAATTGGCGACGAATGCCATTGAACATGCTTATCAAAATCAACTTGGGGAAGTGATTATCAATATTGAAAAAGAAGGATCCAAGATCCGGTTATTTGTAGAAGATAGCGGAGCGGGATATGATGATAAAAAGGTAAGTAAGGAAGAAGGCGGAATTGGTTTAATTTTAGCGAGAAAGTTAGTTGATATGTTTGAAATTGTAAAAAAAGAACAAGGAACTGTGTTTAGAATAGAAAAAGAAGTCAGGGAGGTTATGTAA
- a CDS encoding STAS domain-containing protein, whose protein sequence is MENTFELAEKKLESGIIVIAVTGELDALVAPKLKEVMNKHIDTGDIRLILDCHNLVHINSLAMGILRGKLQAVKEIGGDIKIIRLNNHIQTIFDMIGLDEIFEIYATEEEAVESFK, encoded by the coding sequence ATGGAAAATACATTTGAATTGGCAGAAAAAAAATTGGAAAGCGGAATCATTGTCATTGCAGTAACAGGAGAATTGGATGCTCTAGTGGCACCAAAATTAAAAGAAGTGATGAATAAGCACATTGATACGGGAGATATCAGATTAATTTTGGATTGCCATAATTTAGTGCATATTAATAGTTTAGCAATGGGAATTTTACGAGGAAAATTACAGGCGGTAAAAGAAATTGGCGGAGATATTAAGATTATTCGTTTGAACAACCATATTCAAACTATTTTTGACATGATTGGTTTGGATGAGATTTTTGAAATTTACGCAACAGAAGAAGAGGCAGTGGAAAGTTTTAAATAA